One segment of Ignavibacteriales bacterium DNA contains the following:
- a CDS encoding MFS transporter yields MKKVKGLRWWIISLIALATLINYIDRSTLSLMWPSISKDLGMDKNDYAFILNVFMVAYAIGQLVSGKVFDKVGTRLGYVIAIGVWGISSFMHSFARGILSFSFLRATLGIGEAGNWPGAVKSNAEWFPIKERAIAQGIFNAGASIGSVIAPPLIATLWAAFGWQTTFMIVGSFGIIWLIPWLIINKKIPAEHPWLSEEEREHILSGQSEQDRKNVKGKGLTIKQILSYRESWAVLVGRFFLEPIWWLFVGWMPIYLAEVYGFNVKEIGFFAWVPYVGAAIGSISGGYYAGKLMSKGTNLNKARKTAIVIGGVIMFLGLVATILLADTPLKFVVIVAFVLFGFQFAIGNIQTIPSDLFSGKSVGTLAGFGGSVGVFAVIVMNFLVPIISKYSYIPIFIMIAVFVPLGVFAIFFFAKQIAPVEK; encoded by the coding sequence GTGAAAAAAGTTAAAGGTTTACGCTGGTGGATAATCAGTCTAATTGCTCTGGCCACTCTTATTAATTACATTGATCGAAGCACACTTTCCTTAATGTGGCCCAGCATCTCAAAAGATTTGGGTATGGACAAGAATGATTATGCATTTATTCTTAATGTATTCATGGTCGCTTATGCTATTGGACAGTTAGTTTCCGGAAAAGTTTTTGATAAGGTTGGAACTAGACTTGGATATGTAATTGCTATTGGAGTTTGGGGAATTTCATCATTTATGCATTCATTTGCTCGTGGAATCTTATCGTTCAGTTTTTTAAGAGCAACTCTTGGAATTGGAGAAGCAGGTAACTGGCCTGGAGCAGTAAAATCTAATGCAGAATGGTTCCCAATAAAGGAAAGAGCAATCGCCCAGGGAATATTTAATGCCGGTGCTTCCATTGGTTCTGTTATCGCACCACCTCTTATTGCAACTCTTTGGGCAGCATTTGGATGGCAAACTACTTTTATGATAGTTGGTTCATTTGGAATAATCTGGTTAATTCCATGGTTAATTATCAACAAGAAAATTCCAGCAGAACATCCTTGGCTTTCAGAAGAAGAACGAGAACATATTCTCTCGGGTCAAAGTGAGCAGGATAGGAAAAATGTAAAGGGAAAAGGACTAACTATAAAACAGATTCTGTCTTATAGAGAATCTTGGGCCGTACTTGTTGGAAGATTTTTTCTCGAACCTATCTGGTGGTTATTTGTTGGTTGGATGCCGATTTATCTGGCAGAAGTTTATGGATTTAATGTTAAAGAAATTGGATTCTTTGCTTGGGTGCCATATGTCGGTGCTGCGATTGGAAGTATTTCAGGCGGTTACTATGCAGGCAAATTGATGAGTAAGGGTACTAACTTAAATAAAGCCAGAAAAACCGCAATAGTTATTGGTGGAGTTATAATGTTTTTAGGATTGGTTGCTACTATATTATTGGCAGATACTCCACTTAAATTTGTCGTAATTGTTGCCTTTGTTTTATTTGGATTTCAATTTGCGATTGGCAATATCCAAACCATTCCTAGTGATTTGTTTAGCGGAAAATCGGTTGGAACATTAGCTGGATTTGGTGGATCAGTCGGAGTATTTGCTGTGATTGTGATGAATTTTCTTGTTCCTATAATTTCCAAATATTCATATATACCAATATTTATAATGATCGCTGTATTTGTTCCATTAGGAGTCTTTGCAATATTTTTCTTTGCAAAGCAAATTGCTCCTGTCGAGAAGTGA
- a CDS encoding cupin domain-containing protein, which yields MQNQSDIFIKTEPMEWEEVAPGMKRKFMGFNDEIMMVKVHFDKGGIGAKHAHIHSQTTYVVSGAFEVTVGDKTEVLNGGDGFYIPPHIEHGAVCLEAGILIDVFSPVREDFLAGMSGYTK from the coding sequence ATGCAAAACCAGAGTGATATTTTTATAAAGACTGAACCAATGGAATGGGAAGAAGTTGCGCCGGGAATGAAAAGAAAATTTATGGGCTTTAATGATGAAATTATGATGGTAAAAGTTCATTTTGATAAAGGAGGAATTGGTGCCAAACATGCACACATACATAGTCAAACCACGTATGTTGTTAGCGGAGCATTTGAAGTAACAGTTGGTGATAAAACAGAAGTTCTAAATGGTGGAGATGGTTTTTATATCCCTCCACATATTGAACACGGTGCAGTGTGTCTTGAAGCAGGAATATTAATTGATGTATTTAGTCCCGTGCGAGAAGATTTTCTTGCAGGAATGTCCGGATATACAAAATAA
- a CDS encoding heparinase II/III family protein yields the protein MTMSSKIFPQFSLIIILLCNFNLSSQDYISNQEKIPRDRLVTDKELITLISLPEDSTRSFHKSLQKQDTITALRYLAEYFRTRKSPSYFFNYKDIEQRAAEFKNAYPNQSDKIIENADEFIKTYGTNIDWLQPGIDLLGRIHTPNTVRYLARQEVAPTISLAYFLTNHKNFYLEYLMNEIRDFVSDFENGKVETGRNDIFERFYAGHRTRNWLFMHQILLGADDYNWQDQILMIKVFILHGARLYDVCKEFNWGNHQLHGLAGLYEMSIMFPEISVMNFWNSEAKRVIIEHIEKEIKPDGFQFERASHYFKLDIINYFRVYQISKINKVELPSNFVNRFHQMFDAIIKLSQPNKSLPVLQDAQDSYQFHTTDTISTTGQPLSNDAAELRDPGESRFMSLGALLFNSPIYKYFGEETFPPDFYWFFSSNFLSEYKNISIEKPSLGSVALDSSNYYVMRTGWNKSDLYMVVDGGLAKYKPDHTHGGILGIIAYANGEEILPNYRVKYSNPSYRTMKNSLVKNVAIADNYLQGQNWISNTARTGFGIWEKLPKPVINDWLSGNHYDFFSGSHNGFESLSIKYERSILFFKPYCWLVVDKFISDQIHSYQQIWQGNYSIDSQSNWARYKGKTAVLDILQADPTNMEITSRKNFWTNSVQFEKKGVKDYSFLTVLYPQKTESLLSPEIRLFERDGNKQIVLFADSLKLTAYIINQPKLKLDEFETDAKLIATTFINDSLKNILIKDGTFFIANGIKIKSKDIISLEVEIIEGNQIKISSLDKIARELFLNGKSIKINLEVNQ from the coding sequence ATGACAATGTCAAGTAAAATATTTCCCCAATTCAGTCTTATAATTATTCTGCTTTGTAATTTTAATTTGTCTTCACAAGATTATATTTCGAACCAAGAGAAAATTCCTCGTGATCGATTAGTGACCGATAAAGAGTTAATTACTCTTATCAGCTTGCCTGAAGATTCAACACGATCTTTCCATAAATCACTTCAAAAACAGGATACTATCACAGCATTAAGATACTTGGCTGAATATTTTAGGACAAGGAAATCACCTTCTTACTTTTTTAATTATAAAGATATTGAACAAAGAGCTGCTGAATTTAAGAATGCATATCCTAATCAATCTGATAAAATAATTGAAAATGCCGATGAGTTTATTAAAACATATGGAACTAATATTGATTGGCTTCAGCCAGGTATAGATTTACTTGGAAGAATACATACACCAAATACAGTCCGATATCTCGCCAGACAAGAAGTAGCTCCTACTATTTCATTAGCTTATTTCTTAACAAATCATAAAAATTTTTACTTAGAATACTTGATGAATGAAATAAGAGATTTTGTCTCTGACTTTGAAAATGGAAAAGTTGAGACTGGCAGGAATGATATCTTCGAAAGATTTTATGCAGGACACAGAACAAGAAACTGGTTGTTTATGCATCAGATTTTATTAGGTGCTGATGACTATAATTGGCAGGATCAGATTTTAATGATAAAAGTTTTTATTCTGCACGGAGCCAGGTTATACGATGTATGCAAAGAATTTAATTGGGGTAATCACCAACTGCATGGTCTTGCTGGCTTATATGAAATGTCAATTATGTTTCCTGAGATTTCTGTTATGAATTTTTGGAATAGTGAAGCAAAGAGAGTAATAATTGAACATATTGAAAAAGAAATAAAACCAGATGGTTTTCAATTTGAACGAGCTTCACATTATTTCAAGTTAGATATTATTAATTACTTCAGAGTATATCAGATATCAAAAATAAATAAAGTTGAACTGCCGTCTAATTTTGTGAATCGATTTCACCAAATGTTTGATGCAATAATTAAGTTATCCCAGCCCAATAAAAGTTTACCTGTTTTACAGGATGCACAGGATAGTTATCAATTCCACACTACAGATACAATTTCAACTACTGGCCAACCATTGTCTAATGACGCAGCTGAATTAAGAGATCCAGGAGAATCGAGATTTATGAGTTTAGGTGCTTTATTATTTAATTCTCCAATCTATAAGTATTTCGGTGAGGAAACATTTCCTCCTGATTTTTATTGGTTCTTTTCAAGCAATTTTCTTTCGGAATACAAAAATATTTCTATTGAAAAACCATCGCTTGGCTCAGTTGCTCTTGATTCATCGAATTATTATGTGATGCGAACAGGCTGGAATAAAAGTGATCTATATATGGTAGTTGATGGAGGCTTGGCTAAATACAAACCTGATCATACGCACGGTGGAATTTTAGGAATTATAGCTTATGCCAATGGGGAAGAAATTCTCCCCAACTATAGAGTGAAATACAGCAATCCATCCTATAGAACAATGAAGAATTCTTTAGTTAAAAATGTTGCAATCGCAGATAACTATCTTCAGGGACAAAATTGGATTAGTAATACAGCAAGAACAGGTTTTGGTATCTGGGAAAAATTACCAAAACCAGTCATAAATGATTGGTTATCTGGGAATCATTATGATTTCTTTTCCGGATCTCATAATGGATTTGAATCACTAAGTATTAAGTACGAAAGGTCGATACTATTCTTCAAACCATACTGTTGGTTAGTTGTTGATAAATTTATTTCTGATCAAATTCACTCATATCAACAGATATGGCAGGGAAATTATTCAATCGATTCACAAAGTAATTGGGCAAGATATAAAGGTAAAACAGCAGTGTTGGATATTCTTCAAGCTGATCCTACAAATATGGAAATTACCTCTCGAAAAAATTTCTGGACAAACTCAGTACAATTCGAAAAAAAGGGTGTGAAGGATTATTCATTTTTAACAGTACTCTATCCTCAAAAAACTGAATCTTTACTCTCTCCAGAAATTAGATTATTTGAGCGAGATGGGAATAAACAAATTGTATTGTTTGCCGACAGTCTGAAATTAACAGCGTACATAATTAATCAACCAAAATTAAAATTAGATGAATTTGAAACCGATGCCAAATTGATCGCAACAACTTTTATTAATGATTCTTTAAAAAATATATTGATAAAAGATGGCACCTTTTTTATAGCTAATGGGATCAAAATAAAATCAAAAGATATAATAAGTTTAGAGGTCGAAATAATTGAAGGCAATCAAATAAAAATATCATCACTCGATAAAATAGCCCGTGAGTTATTTCTAAATGGCAAATCAATTAAAATTAATTTAGAAGTGAATCAATGA
- a CDS encoding FadR family transcriptional regulator has protein sequence MIDKKNLFVHIKKDKGMNGENIFTLLETREPIGKLIIQQIEQAILENKYIAGSKLPSENELCEQFGVSRTSVREALGTLEAQGIIEIVKGKGMFVKKISTETVTNLMRKYLILRADRNFVMDLVHARQIIEPAISYYAALNFNEEDIERLTGDIENLKKCSGDYVELANLDTMFHLDLARASRNRIMPLLLHPIHELIPEVKSTIYATVDDAKGSAVIWHQKILDAVISRDAEKARTAMEEHLKIAEEHAEKMLEAQKQKIVSDI, from the coding sequence TTGATAGATAAAAAAAATCTCTTTGTGCATATTAAAAAGGATAAAGGAATGAACGGAGAAAATATATTTACTTTATTAGAAACTAGAGAACCTATAGGTAAGTTGATAATTCAACAGATAGAACAAGCTATTTTGGAGAATAAGTATATTGCTGGTTCCAAATTACCTTCAGAGAATGAATTATGTGAACAGTTCGGTGTAAGTCGTACATCTGTTCGAGAAGCCTTAGGAACACTTGAGGCCCAAGGGATTATTGAGATTGTTAAAGGCAAAGGGATGTTTGTAAAAAAGATCTCTACTGAAACAGTTACTAACCTGATGCGAAAATACTTAATACTTAGAGCGGATCGAAATTTTGTAATGGATTTAGTTCATGCAAGACAAATTATAGAACCAGCTATTTCATATTACGCAGCGTTAAATTTTAATGAGGAAGATATTGAGCGATTGACAGGGGATATTGAAAATCTGAAAAAATGCTCCGGTGATTATGTGGAACTAGCAAATCTGGATACAATGTTTCATTTAGATTTAGCCCGTGCATCACGAAATAGAATTATGCCACTTTTGTTGCATCCTATTCACGAACTTATCCCTGAAGTAAAATCAACGATATATGCAACCGTAGATGATGCAAAAGGCTCTGCAGTTATTTGGCATCAGAAGATTCTCGATGCGGTAATAAGCAGGGATGCAGAAAAAGCTAGGACGGCCATGGAAGAGCATCTGAAAATTGCTGAAGAACATGCTGAAAAAATGTTAGAAGCACAAAAACAAAAAATAGTCAGTGATATTTAA
- a CDS encoding SDR family oxidoreductase has protein sequence MVNLKNKVALVTGGGRDIGGEISKKLASLGVKVCYNYFDSDEKGDLTLQDIKDSGGEAIMVKGDLTKQKDIDNLVKSCTDAYGSKIDLLVNVTGGLVGRKTVEEMDEQFWDFLMTLNLKTVFMVTKAALPFMGTGGAIVNFSSQAARDGGGPGALAYATAKGGVLTFTRGLAKELGPKGIRVNAVSPGMINTTFHDTFTKPEVREKVAGSTPLRREGKANEVADLVVYLCSGESSFITGASIEINGGTYFI, from the coding sequence ATGGTAAATCTAAAAAATAAAGTTGCATTAGTAACTGGTGGTGGCAGAGATATTGGCGGAGAAATTTCTAAAAAATTAGCATCACTCGGAGTGAAAGTATGTTACAATTATTTTGATAGTGATGAGAAAGGTGATTTAACCTTACAGGATATTAAGGATAGTGGTGGTGAAGCAATAATGGTTAAAGGCGATCTTACCAAACAAAAAGACATTGATAACTTAGTTAAATCTTGTACCGATGCTTATGGTTCCAAAATAGATTTACTTGTAAATGTAACGGGCGGGCTAGTTGGCAGAAAGACAGTTGAGGAAATGGATGAACAATTCTGGGATTTTCTAATGACACTTAATCTTAAAACCGTTTTTATGGTTACAAAAGCAGCATTGCCATTTATGGGTACAGGTGGAGCAATAGTTAATTTTTCTTCTCAAGCTGCTCGTGATGGTGGCGGACCCGGTGCACTTGCTTATGCAACAGCCAAAGGTGGTGTCTTAACTTTTACTCGTGGATTAGCTAAGGAATTAGGTCCAAAAGGCATAAGAGTAAATGCGGTATCACCAGGAATGATAAACACTACTTTTCACGATACATTTACAAAGCCAGAAGTTAGAGAAAAAGTTGCGGGCTCAACACCATTAAGAAGAGAAGGTAAAGCTAACGAAGTTGCAGACTTAGTAGTTTATTTATGTTCAGGCGAATCTTCCTTTATTACAGGAGCTTCAATTGAAATTAATGGTGGAACATATTTCATTTAA
- the eda gene encoding bifunctional 4-hydroxy-2-oxoglutarate aldolase/2-dehydro-3-deoxy-phosphogluconate aldolase has product MSREEIVKNIIDNVVVAVVRTKHPDKLIRMVEAIFEGGIKSIEITMTVPNALEMIAQVSKFANPEILVGVGSVLDTDTAQKAIDAGAQFVVSPIFNKEILITTNKNNVPVMPGCFTPTEIFNAQQAGADIVKVFPADVLGMSFFKSIKAPMPKLKIMPTGGVTLDNAGDWIKAGACAVGIGSALLDEKAIEENNYSKLTENAKQIMNSISSVDKPKLIFA; this is encoded by the coding sequence ATGTCTAGAGAAGAAATTGTTAAAAATATTATAGACAATGTTGTGGTTGCTGTTGTAAGAACAAAACACCCGGATAAATTGATCAGAATGGTTGAAGCAATATTTGAAGGTGGTATAAAAAGCATTGAAATCACAATGACAGTTCCTAACGCCTTAGAAATGATTGCTCAAGTTTCTAAATTTGCTAACCCAGAAATTTTAGTAGGGGTAGGATCTGTTTTGGATACTGATACTGCACAAAAAGCAATCGATGCAGGTGCTCAATTTGTTGTAAGTCCGATTTTTAATAAAGAAATATTAATTACTACTAATAAAAATAATGTTCCAGTTATGCCCGGGTGTTTTACCCCTACAGAAATATTTAATGCACAACAGGCAGGTGCGGATATAGTTAAAGTATTTCCTGCAGATGTGCTTGGAATGAGTTTCTTTAAATCTATAAAAGCGCCAATGCCCAAATTGAAAATAATGCCGACTGGTGGAGTTACACTTGATAATGCGGGAGATTGGATTAAGGCTGGTGCATGTGCAGTTGGAATTGGTTCCGCACTTTTAGATGAAAAAGCCATTGAAGAAAATAATTATAGTAAACTTACAGAAAACGCAAAACAAATAATGAACAGTATTAGTTCTGTTGATAAACCAAAATTAATATTTGCATAG
- a CDS encoding sugar kinase — translation MSHKVVTLGEIMMRLSTPGYERFVQSQKFDVTYGGGEANVAVALSNYGFESYFVSKLPKHEIGQSAVNHLRRFGVKTDYIVRGGDRVGIYFLETGASQRASKVIYDRDNSAVRSITADELNWDNIFNNCKWFHWTGITPALGKNSQELIINACKVAQKKGVKVSCDLNFRKKMWTEKEAQSVMIPLMEYVDVCIANEEDAEKSLGMKAQNTSVSHAELDEEGYFKLAKSLKEKYSFEAVAITLRESYSASRNGWSALLLDDKDCKKPYRSKKYDIQIVDRVGGGDSFASGLIYGLLTKNNTSEALEFAVAASCLKQTILGDFNLVSLDEVEKLAKGDASGRVDR, via the coding sequence ATGTCACATAAGGTTGTTACTCTTGGTGAAATAATGATGAGACTTTCTACACCGGGATATGAAAGATTTGTACAGTCTCAAAAGTTTGATGTTACATATGGTGGCGGTGAAGCAAATGTAGCTGTTGCCCTTTCGAACTACGGATTTGAAAGTTACTTTGTTTCTAAACTTCCAAAACACGAGATAGGACAATCTGCTGTTAATCATCTTAGGCGATTTGGTGTAAAAACTGACTATATCGTTCGTGGGGGGGATAGAGTTGGCATTTACTTTTTAGAAACTGGTGCAAGTCAAAGAGCCTCAAAAGTGATATATGATCGTGACAACTCAGCAGTACGATCAATTACGGCAGATGAATTAAATTGGGATAATATTTTTAATAATTGCAAATGGTTCCATTGGACAGGAATCACCCCGGCTTTAGGAAAAAATTCTCAGGAATTAATTATTAATGCATGTAAGGTTGCTCAAAAAAAAGGTGTTAAGGTTAGCTGTGATCTTAACTTTAGAAAAAAAATGTGGACTGAAAAAGAAGCACAAAGTGTCATGATTCCACTTATGGAGTATGTTGATGTTTGTATTGCAAATGAGGAGGATGCTGAAAAGAGTTTGGGAATGAAAGCACAAAATACAAGTGTCTCTCATGCTGAGCTAGATGAAGAAGGTTACTTTAAATTGGCAAAATCATTGAAGGAAAAATATTCATTTGAGGCTGTAGCAATTACACTTAGAGAAAGTTATTCTGCCTCAAGAAATGGATGGAGCGCGTTGCTTTTAGATGATAAAGATTGCAAGAAACCATATCGTTCTAAAAAATATGATATTCAAATTGTTGATAGAGTTGGTGGGGGAGATTCTTTTGCTAGCGGATTAATTTATGGTCTCCTAACTAAGAACAACACATCAGAAGCACTTGAATTTGCGGTTGCAGCATCGTGCTTAAAGCAAACGATTTTGGGAGACTTTAATTTAGTTTCATTGGACGAAGTGGAGAAGCTTGCTAAAGGAGATGCGTCTGGACGAGTTGATAGATAA
- a CDS encoding alginate lyase family protein translates to MRKFSIFVLSFFVLICSIYVNAQTEHPKLILTKEVIAEIQNNLGKIPLFDKTYESVENDIDDVLNDDIDVPVPLDPGGGYTHERHKQNYDLMYKAGILYSVTNDSKYAQVIKTMLDKYAKLYPTIGLHPQAKDQTPGRLFWQSLNETVWLLHTIQAYDCIYDWLSKGDRNNYEKNIFLPMAKFFSEESEHEFNLIHNHGTWMVAAVGMTGFVLNNEELIQKSLYGSKKDGEGGFIAQLNLLFSPDGYYTEGGYYVRYALWPFFIFAESIQNNMPDLKIYEVRNQILKNAFYSAMQMTYTNGEFIPINDALKEKTYLSSEIVYALNFVYDRYGEDKSLLSIAQKQDRVSFSKGGIKVAEAISELKTIPEFKWMSVNYVDGPKGDEGGVSILRWGPNSDMECLLFKYSAHGLSHGHFDKMSMLFYDQGREVIQDYGAARFLNVEQKSGGRYLLENKTYALQTVAHNTLVIDETTNFNGKQSESQKFHPDLYYSSLTNPDIQITSAKDVNAYDGVLMHRTLLMVNDPGLLRPIVIDVFRVKSDKQHQYDLPFYYMGHFMSTTYDYDAKTTSRNPLGLKNGYQHLWLTAEGKSDITSSFTWLNGERYYSITSNTDKNTQILFTEVGANDPSFNLRNDQGIMFRVKDDNHTFVNIIEPHGDFNPTLEYSFNSYSAFEVIKVLQSDDEYTIASILGKNNLSWKVMICNNNADDKANHKVKLDNGSELSWVGPIAIQK, encoded by the coding sequence ATGAGAAAATTTTCAATATTTGTTTTATCGTTTTTTGTATTGATATGTAGTATTTATGTTAATGCTCAAACAGAACATCCCAAATTAATCCTTACAAAAGAGGTTATTGCTGAGATACAAAACAATCTTGGTAAGATTCCTTTATTTGATAAAACTTATGAATCAGTGGAAAATGATATTGATGATGTATTGAATGATGATATTGATGTTCCAGTACCTTTGGATCCTGGTGGTGGGTACACTCATGAAAGACATAAACAAAATTATGACTTAATGTACAAAGCCGGAATTCTTTATTCTGTTACTAATGATTCAAAGTACGCACAAGTTATTAAAACGATGTTAGATAAATATGCTAAGCTTTATCCTACTATCGGATTGCATCCGCAAGCTAAAGATCAAACCCCTGGAAGACTTTTTTGGCAATCACTGAATGAAACTGTTTGGCTTCTACACACAATCCAGGCTTATGATTGTATATATGATTGGCTGTCTAAAGGTGATAGAAACAACTATGAAAAAAATATTTTCCTCCCAATGGCAAAATTCTTTTCAGAAGAATCTGAGCACGAGTTCAACCTTATTCATAACCATGGAACCTGGATGGTTGCTGCTGTTGGAATGACAGGATTTGTTTTAAATAATGAAGAGTTAATCCAAAAATCATTGTATGGATCTAAAAAAGATGGTGAGGGTGGATTTATTGCTCAGCTTAATTTACTCTTTTCTCCAGATGGTTATTATACAGAAGGAGGATATTATGTGAGATATGCTCTTTGGCCATTCTTCATTTTTGCTGAGTCAATTCAAAATAATATGCCAGATCTAAAAATCTATGAAGTTAGAAATCAGATACTTAAGAATGCTTTTTACTCCGCGATGCAGATGACGTATACCAATGGTGAATTTATTCCTATCAATGATGCTCTAAAAGAAAAGACCTATTTATCTTCAGAAATTGTTTATGCTCTTAATTTTGTTTACGACAGATATGGCGAAGATAAATCATTACTCAGTATTGCACAGAAACAGGATAGAGTTAGCTTTTCTAAAGGTGGAATTAAAGTCGCAGAAGCGATTAGTGAATTAAAAACTATTCCTGAATTTAAATGGATGAGTGTAAACTATGTTGATGGACCCAAAGGCGATGAAGGCGGTGTAAGTATTTTACGTTGGGGACCAAATAGCGATATGGAATGCCTACTATTTAAATATAGCGCTCATGGATTATCTCACGGGCATTTCGATAAAATGAGCATGCTATTTTATGATCAGGGCAGAGAAGTAATTCAAGATTACGGCGCAGCAAGATTTCTAAATGTCGAACAGAAATCCGGTGGAAGATATTTGCTTGAAAATAAAACTTATGCATTGCAAACAGTCGCACACAATACCTTGGTAATTGATGAAACTACAAATTTTAATGGTAAACAATCAGAATCACAAAAATTTCATCCAGATCTTTATTATTCCAGCCTAACAAATCCTGATATCCAGATTACAAGTGCAAAAGATGTTAATGCTTATGATGGGGTCTTGATGCATCGTACTCTATTAATGGTAAATGATCCTGGATTATTAAGACCAATTGTTATTGATGTATTCAGAGTTAAATCCGACAAACAGCACCAATATGATCTTCCATTTTATTATATGGGACATTTTATGTCAACAACATATGATTATGATGCCAAAACTACATCACGAAATCCATTGGGTCTAAAAAATGGTTATCAGCATCTTTGGTTAACCGCCGAAGGAAAATCTGATATTACTTCATCATTTACTTGGTTAAATGGTGAGCGCTACTATTCGATTACTTCAAACACTGATAAGAACACACAAATATTATTCACTGAAGTTGGTGCAAACGATCCAAGCTTTAATTTAAGAAATGATCAGGGAATTATGTTTCGAGTTAAGGATGATAATCACACATTTGTAAATATCATTGAGCCCCACGGTGATTTTAATCCTACTCTTGAATATTCTTTTAATTCATATTCAGCATTTGAAGTAATTAAAGTTCTTCAATCAGATGATGAATATACTATCGCAAGTATTTTAGGAAAAAATAATCTTAGTTGGAAAGTTATGATTTGTAACAATAATGCTGATGATAAAGCTAATCACAAAGTAAAATTAGATAACGGTTCCGAACTTAGTTGGGTTGGACCGATTGCGATTCAAAAGTAA